A genome region from Neofelis nebulosa isolate mNeoNeb1 chromosome 14, mNeoNeb1.pri, whole genome shotgun sequence includes the following:
- the RPL8 gene encoding large ribosomal subunit protein uL2 yields the protein MGRVIRGQRKGAGSVFRAHVKHRKGAARLRAVDFAERHGYIKGIVKDIIHDPGRGAPLAKVVFRDPYRFKKRTELFIAAEGIHTGQFVYCGKKAQLNIGNVLPVGTMPEGTIVCCLEEKPGDRGKLARASGNYATVISHNPETKKTRVKLPSGSKKVISSANRAVVGVVAGGGRIDKPILKAGRAYHKYKAKRNCWPRVRGVAMNPVEHPFGGGNHQHIGKPSTIRRDAPAGRKVGLIAARRTGRLRGTKTVQEKEN from the exons ATGGGCCGCGTCATCCGTGGGCAGAGAAAGGGCGCCGGCTCGGTGTTCCGCGCGCACGTCAAGCACCGCAAGGGCGCTGCGCGTCTGCGAGCCGTGGACTTCGCTGAGCGACACGGCTACATCAAGGGCATCGTGAAG GACATCATCCACGACCCGGGCCGCGGTGCACCCCTCGCCAAGGTAGTCTTTCGGGATCCGTACCGGTTCAAGAAGCGGACGGAGCTGTTCATCGCTGCTGAGGGCATCCACACCGGCCAGTTCGTGTACTGCGGCAAGAAGG CCCAGCTCAACATAGGCAATGTGCTCCCGGTGGGCACTATGCCTGAGGGCACTATTGTGTGTTGTCTGGAGGAGAAGCCTGGTGACCGGGGCAAGTTGGCCCGAGCCTCCGGAAACTACGCCACTGTCATCTCCCACAATCCAGAGACCAAGAAGACTCGAGTGAAGCTGCCTTCCGGCTCAAAGAAAGTAATTTCTTCAGCCAACAGAGCTGTGGTTG GTGTGGTGGCTGGAGGTGGCCGCATTGACAAGCCCATTCTGAAGGCTGGGCGTGCTTACCACAAGTATAAGGCAAAGAGGAATTGTTGGCCACGTGTGCGTGGTGTGGCCATGAAT CCTGTGGAGCATCCTTTTGGAGGTGGCAACCACCAGCACATTGGCAAACCCTCTACTATCCGCAGAGATGCTCCTGCTGGCCGCAAAGTGGGTCTTATTGCTGCCCGCCGGACCGGGCGTCTGCGGGGAACCAAGACTgtgcaggagaaagaaaactag